In Borreliella mayonii, the following proteins share a genomic window:
- a CDS encoding DUF777 family protein gives MNEDYEIYRMNQRLYGQALAQEDVKNWIYSNIFIIKIGTVKEFKQQTQEAIVTIPEFEDLEIHTKNISNISLELSKGDAVLLLQSSVNIFDKNNDIHFDKHHFYILSAISPKTLNLISDTVKIRANNKIEIANQTTSLKKILDNIVSAINGIKIIGDSVIDESSLKIATAQINSDINSLFK, from the coding sequence ATGAATGAAGACTATGAAATTTACAGAATGAATCAACGCCTTTATGGCCAGGCATTGGCTCAAGAAGACGTTAAAAATTGGATTTATTCAAACATTTTCATAATTAAAATTGGTACTGTAAAGGAGTTTAAACAACAAACTCAAGAAGCTATTGTTACAATACCCGAATTTGAAGATTTAGAAATTCACACGAAAAATATATCTAATATCAGCTTAGAACTATCAAAAGGTGATGCTGTTTTACTACTCCAATCAAGCGTTAATATTTTTGATAAAAATAATGATATCCACTTTGACAAACATCATTTTTATATACTTAGTGCAATTAGCCCAAAGACTTTAAATCTAATCTCTGATACTGTTAAAATTAGAGCGAATAATAAAATTGAAATAGCAAACCAAACAACTAGCTTAAAAAAAATTCTAGATAATATTGTTAGTGCTATCAATGGTATAAAAATTATAGGGGACTCAGTAATTGACGAATCAAGCTTAAAAATAGCAACCGCTCAAATTAATTCTGATATTAATAGTTTGTTTAAGTAA
- the blyA gene encoding holin BlyA: MDTIKLTELLINLNEIKLIAVMIFVTVLVLGVLILLKPLLKDILTIVIGKIFKNGNSNGKNHIKKRD; this comes from the coding sequence ATGGATACTATTAAATTAACAGAACTTCTTATCAATTTAAACGAAATTAAACTTATAGCCGTAATGATTTTTGTAACAGTACTGGTTTTAGGAGTGTTAATTCTTCTCAAGCCTTTATTAAAAGACATATTGACTATTGTAATAGGCAAGATTTTTAAGAATGGCAATAGCAATGGCAAAAATCACATTAAAAAAAGAGATTAA
- a CDS encoding DUF685 domain-containing protein: MADDQEKLLIDEEETVQIKDLNKVTTVNNTDLLLLDDGAASSNAITFKNFLDASKDKIFKGEGLDYFKQIIKSTIAEELAADKDFVEKIYAKITDKLINNDSTNISNLFSKIKSRLTDSISSATLSRNDDLLIMSSSTIQKTRVPEQLLGVPSNFTYGSTTSSATLYSSDYENKSVTVSLQYSGNSSTTLIFYKNYDNSPVYLDIELDITLGYNDSILGKTLYLRYSDESQQNMVYRYSGPFGLSVQFPIYKGWYVQKRAYINGDPVPDLLKL, encoded by the coding sequence ATGGCTGATGATCAAGAAAAATTACTAATTGATGAAGAAGAAACGGTTCAAATAAAAGATTTAAATAAAGTTACGACCGTTAACAATACTGATCTTTTGCTGCTTGATGATGGAGCTGCAAGCAGTAATGCTATCACCTTTAAAAACTTTTTAGATGCTTCTAAAGACAAAATATTTAAAGGAGAAGGATTAGACTATTTTAAGCAGATAATTAAGTCTACAATTGCCGAAGAACTTGCAGCTGATAAAGATTTTGTAGAAAAAATTTATGCTAAAATAACGGACAAATTAATTAACAACGATTCTACTAATATTTCTAACCTTTTTAGTAAAATCAAATCTCGTCTTACAGATAGCATATCATCAGCTACTCTATCTAGAAATGATGATCTTTTGATAATGTCATCAAGCACTATTCAAAAAACACGCGTTCCCGAACAATTACTAGGAGTACCATCTAATTTTACTTATGGCAGCACAACTAGTAGTGCTACGCTTTATTCTTCTGACTATGAGAATAAATCGGTAACTGTTTCTTTGCAATACAGTGGAAACAGCAGTACAACTCTTATTTTTTACAAAAATTACGATAATTCTCCCGTTTATCTTGATATTGAGCTTGATATAACACTTGGATATAATGATAGCATTTTGGGGAAAACATTATATCTAAGGTATTCCGACGAAAGTCAACAAAACATGGTTTATAGGTATTCAGGCCCCTTTGGACTATCTGTTCAATTCCCAATATATAAGGGCTGGTATGTCCAAAAAAGAGCCTACATAAATGGAGATCCAGTCCCAGATCTTTTAAAACTGTAA
- a CDS encoding DUF228 domain-containing protein, which produces MSDGITKIKEDFDKKVAEIKALMKNPQQDAGLLSNSVDFRDKNLIYSNSDGVFTSSKDKIENYPAKGYPYKRGVKLSFSADGTIELEVEAGGGDDLYGICTDIDEFTGMATVVPITNNFTGYLTFKKNGNGVNLGDKLHFNAQGELEKNGGNDKSVNAIALSKVHKLTEELSIVLASVFGNRALKGN; this is translated from the coding sequence ATGAGCGATGGTATTACAAAAATAAAAGAAGATTTTGATAAAAAAGTTGCAGAAATTAAAGCATTAATGAAAAATCCTCAGCAAGATGCTGGTTTGCTTAGTAATTCTGTAGATTTTAGAGATAAAAATCTAATTTACTCCAATTCGGATGGAGTTTTTACTAGTAGTAAAGACAAAATAGAAAATTATCCTGCTAAAGGGTATCCATACAAGCGTGGAGTCAAGCTTAGTTTTAGTGCAGATGGTACAATAGAACTAGAAGTTGAGGCTGGTGGTGGGGATGACTTGTACGGAATATGCACTGATATAGATGAGTTTACTGGCATGGCAACTGTAGTTCCAATTACAAATAACTTCACGGGGTATTTAACATTTAAGAAAAATGGAAATGGTGTAAACCTAGGTGATAAGCTGCATTTTAATGCACAAGGAGAGCTTGAAAAGAATGGGGGAAATGATAAATCTGTTAATGCTATAGCACTTTCAAAAGTACATAAATTAACCGAAGAGTTATCTATAGTGCTTGCTAGTGTTTTTGGGAATAGAGCTTTAAAAGGTAATTAA
- a CDS encoding DUF759 family protein, translating to MSDKFTIKFKGILDHAATKKAIEQDISKMEKYLKPKKSSLGSTKDIVKNNLSDKKKELSRQSKFESLRERVEKYRLTQTKKLIKQGMGVEKARKEAFRRSLMSDRDKRRLEYKELAKESKAKSKMLAASQGKGLVAKIAIGSALGNIISNAMSKVGGGLLGFAKKAVEEDTKTKRTQLLNKAFYDDPKEKEGLLKILGGMKGFERDLEKEEFLNQASVFKGTLRDLDMLNETNLKNAVEFAAMLKSSGAMSSEDAAKAVNSVLGGDGSELFDLLKKSGVGDKYIEDAKMAWQSGAQVDLESRITNMMEMFEDFKSFGLTKKANTAESIQSNLASAEQTLSNLTTTVLDPLLNIINWITAKIKNFDFTKDIINPIINGIKSIFNLNYFFAKLKSVLPTMFGGDGGEALKKLQEQAENQDNANNTP from the coding sequence GTGAGCGACAAATTCACCATTAAATTTAAAGGTATTCTTGATCATGCTGCAACAAAAAAGGCCATTGAACAAGATATTTCTAAAATGGAAAAATATCTTAAACCTAAAAAATCTAGTTTGGGTAGCACTAAAGATATTGTAAAAAATAATTTGTCGGACAAGAAAAAAGAACTTAGTAGACAATCTAAATTTGAAAGCTTAAGAGAGCGTGTTGAGAAATATAGACTTACACAAACTAAAAAACTTATAAAACAGGGCATGGGGGTTGAGAAAGCTAGAAAAGAGGCTTTCAGAAGATCTTTAATGTCTGATAGAGACAAAAGGCGTCTTGAGTATAAAGAACTTGCAAAAGAATCAAAAGCAAAAAGTAAAATGTTAGCGGCCTCTCAAGGAAAAGGACTTGTTGCCAAAATTGCTATAGGTAGTGCCCTAGGGAATATCATTAGCAACGCTATGAGTAAAGTTGGAGGAGGCCTTTTAGGTTTTGCTAAAAAAGCGGTTGAAGAAGACACCAAAACAAAAAGAACACAACTTCTCAATAAAGCGTTTTATGATGATCCAAAAGAGAAAGAGGGGCTTTTAAAGATTCTTGGCGGAATGAAGGGATTTGAGCGCGACTTAGAAAAAGAAGAATTCTTAAATCAAGCAAGTGTCTTTAAGGGTACTTTAAGGGATTTAGATATGTTAAATGAAACTAATTTGAAAAACGCAGTAGAATTTGCAGCTATGCTTAAATCCAGTGGTGCTATGAGCAGCGAAGATGCAGCAAAGGCTGTTAATAGTGTTCTTGGGGGTGATGGAAGTGAGCTTTTTGATCTATTAAAAAAGTCGGGCGTTGGCGACAAATACATAGAAGATGCCAAAATGGCCTGGCAAAGCGGGGCACAAGTAGATCTAGAGTCTAGAATTACCAATATGATGGAAATGTTCGAGGATTTTAAATCTTTCGGCCTTACAAAAAAAGCCAATACTGCTGAGAGTATTCAAAGTAATTTGGCCTCAGCTGAGCAAACTCTTTCAAATTTGACCACTACTGTTTTGGACCCATTACTTAATATCATTAACTGGATCACCGCTAAAATTAAAAATTTTGATTTTACCAAAGATATTATCAATCCCATAATTAATGGCATTAAAAGTATTTTTAATCTTAATTATTTCTTTGCCAAATTAAAATCGGTTCTACCTACAATGTTCGGCGGAGATGGCGGCGAAGCTTTAAAAAAACTGCAAGAACAGGCTGAGAATCAAGACAATGCTAACAACACTCCATAA
- a CDS encoding DUF1463 domain-containing protein, with translation MQFYDLREVYFSIGGTQLHGGKLELTSEPTTRAVISSEDKGMPVISLRDPKTITYVFNIEVTLGSHDYILLTELSDEQFYNMDVRKEDKMLDLAFNDRIATKIISNYAIFTEEPSRSYSAEAEKVSFEIRAINCQKTKPNNS, from the coding sequence ATGCAATTTTATGATTTAAGAGAAGTTTATTTTTCAATTGGTGGTACGCAGTTACATGGTGGCAAGCTAGAGCTTACAAGCGAACCTACAACAAGAGCAGTGATTAGTAGTGAAGATAAAGGTATGCCTGTAATAAGCTTAAGAGATCCCAAAACAATAACTTATGTTTTCAACATTGAAGTGACACTAGGTAGTCATGACTACATTTTGTTAACTGAACTTTCTGATGAACAGTTTTACAACATGGATGTGAGAAAAGAGGATAAAATGCTTGATTTAGCATTCAATGATAGAATTGCTACCAAAATTATTTCTAACTATGCAATTTTTACTGAAGAGCCTTCAAGAAGTTATTCTGCTGAGGCCGAAAAAGTATCTTTTGAAATTAGGGCTATTAATTGCCAAAAAACTAAACCAAACAACTCTTAA
- the bdr gene encoding Bdr family repetitive protein, producing METVSTNIASVTQEQIYKEFIRLGMEQLIAKDLSKRYYHNELTYRDLENLEKQFDIKFDNLISKIDSVKSELNTKIDNVEKNLNLKIDSLDTKIDTVEKNLQKDISNLDTKIDSIEKNLNAKIDNVEKNLNLKIDGLNIKIDNVEKNLMSLSEMLKWVLGIMGAMSITMIAGLIFAFISK from the coding sequence ATGGAAACAGTGTCAACAAATATTGCAAGTGTAACTCAAGAACAAATATATAAAGAATTTATTAGACTGGGCATGGAACAACTAATAGCAAAAGATTTATCAAAAAGATATTACCACAATGAGCTAACATATAGAGATTTAGAAAATTTAGAAAAACAATTTGATATAAAATTTGATAATCTTATTTCTAAAATAGATAGTGTCAAAAGCGAACTTAATACTAAAATAGACAATGTAGAAAAGAATTTAAATCTAAAAATAGATAGTTTAGATACTAAGATAGATACTGTAGAAAAGAATTTACAAAAAGATATATCTAATTTAGATACTAAGATTGATAGTATAGAAAAGAATTTAAATGCCAAAATAGACAATGTGGAAAAGAATTTAAATTTAAAAATAGATGGTTTGAATATCAAAATAGACAATGTTGAAAAGAATTTAATGTCTCTTTCAGAAATGCTTAAATGGGTATTAGGAATCATGGGAGCAATGTCTATAACAATGATAGCCGGACTAATATTTGCTTTCATTTCTAAATAG
- a CDS encoding DUF735 family protein, whose translation MKIPNLFKNTEIHKFIRTETEYAQTLLNELKSLNSNFMSINVIENIKSRYIAIWISQVLSIFYAKTQTLQSITNNINSVIFALRHIGTDESFRLIFKTFLNVDIEVTTPEAGIIDISLKGAIKTNFTTFILPSTKKGKRLKKIILREKKPGYAASKKALVFNSLPKGYDHSIYAFIKRIIPIGRVLKINNTDGNNIITFNN comes from the coding sequence ATGAAAATACCCAATCTTTTCAAAAACACCGAAATTCATAAATTTATACGTACAGAAACAGAATATGCACAAACATTGCTTAATGAACTTAAGTCCCTTAATTCCAACTTCATGTCCATTAATGTAATAGAAAATATAAAATCAAGATATATTGCAATATGGATATCTCAAGTTTTATCTATCTTTTATGCAAAAACTCAAACTTTACAAAGTATTACAAACAATATTAATAGTGTTATTTTTGCTTTACGTCATATTGGCACTGATGAGTCATTTAGACTGATTTTCAAGACCTTTTTAAATGTGGACATTGAAGTTACTACTCCTGAAGCTGGGATTATTGATATCTCTTTAAAAGGGGCAATAAAAACAAACTTTACTACATTTATTTTGCCTAGCACTAAAAAAGGAAAACGACTAAAAAAGATAATTCTTAGAGAAAAGAAACCTGGATACGCTGCATCTAAAAAGGCTTTAGTATTCAACTCACTTCCTAAGGGCTATGATCATTCAATTTATGCTTTTATTAAGAGAATTATTCCTATTGGTAGAGTTCTCAAAATTAATAATACAGATGGTAACAATATTATTACTTTCAACAACTAA
- a CDS encoding DUF1357 domain-containing protein → MPEKEEKEDLQAQDKEEQQNKADTKVISVQEFEEYMRFKEQTNSKSKETSRDLSINERITKELAEVEERERIEKQLLLEAERINEIDTLAKAHLSNYFNKEVLLAKGYTLKDIMQAQRRELVRKFVPIEQIKAIAKVSDISHIDGEILEQLVSLAKVNIKLRKNASSNSSSVDSIKGNIAIKSEERASLLNSNFVPINFTEFVQAISNTYKQRRIQFYENLKRHKRTSIA, encoded by the coding sequence ATGCCTGAGAAAGAAGAAAAAGAAGACCTGCAAGCACAAGATAAAGAAGAGCAGCAAAATAAGGCTGATACTAAAGTTATAAGTGTGCAGGAATTTGAAGAGTACATGCGCTTTAAAGAGCAAACAAATAGTAAATCCAAAGAGACAAGTCGAGATTTAAGTATAAATGAACGAATAACAAAAGAACTCGCAGAAGTTGAAGAGCGGGAGCGTATTGAAAAGCAATTATTGCTAGAGGCTGAGCGAATTAATGAAATTGATACACTTGCAAAGGCACATCTTAGCAATTATTTCAATAAGGAGGTGTTGCTTGCAAAAGGATACACATTAAAAGACATTATGCAAGCACAACGTAGAGAACTTGTGCGCAAGTTCGTTCCAATTGAGCAAATTAAAGCTATTGCCAAAGTATCAGACATAAGTCATATCGATGGAGAGATATTAGAGCAACTTGTTTCTTTAGCAAAAGTGAATATTAAATTAAGAAAAAATGCGAGTAGCAATTCTTCTTCTGTTGACTCTATTAAGGGAAATATTGCTATTAAATCAGAAGAAAGAGCAAGTTTGCTTAATTCTAATTTTGTACCTATTAATTTCACAGAATTTGTACAAGCGATAAGTAATACTTACAAGCAAAGACGAATTCAATTTTATGAAAATCTAAAAAGACATAAAAGAACAAGTATTGCTTAA
- a CDS encoding BlyB family putative holin accessory protein, translating into MQNNTIGLGLNLLSSLTNIAKTDTNIDHNYINTFSKVIDFFYKTYISTLKSMETAESTKIFEEIQDILKYNIEIIEAISTDKSKRIITSLKATRNKIMKEYIKILKRGENA; encoded by the coding sequence ATGCAAAATAACACTATTGGTTTAGGACTTAATTTACTATCCAGCTTAACTAACATAGCTAAAACTGATACAAACATAGATCATAATTACATTAATACTTTTAGTAAAGTAATAGATTTTTTCTACAAAACATATATAAGCACACTAAAATCTATGGAAACAGCTGAGTCAACTAAAATATTTGAAGAAATACAAGACATTTTAAAATACAACATTGAGATAATAGAGGCTATCTCTACTGATAAAAGCAAAAGAATTATCACTTCACTTAAAGCAACACGTAACAAAATTATGAAAGAATATATCAAAATACTTAAAAGAGGTGAAAATGCTTAA
- a CDS encoding DUF764 family protein: MIFTLDMVLNHLTQIFKGFKAYATENNFECDIINTYNHPYLSKITATSSNIIALKFDGTENLFDHNSRAGVFYENALEFSINFQIYIIAIVLNAKDFDANSRMLMLYSMLSDFLHNKAHKYTLPSLQPDYINKINFYIYPTSNMQTVGLINLGTKYSNHAYSASIAFNASVKATEILKEEYKIAARYN, translated from the coding sequence ATGATTTTCACTTTAGATATGGTATTAAATCATTTAACTCAAATATTTAAAGGGTTTAAGGCGTATGCAACTGAAAATAATTTTGAGTGCGATATCATAAATACCTACAATCATCCATATCTTTCAAAAATCACAGCTACTAGCTCAAATATAATAGCATTGAAATTTGATGGTACAGAAAATCTATTTGATCATAATTCTAGAGCAGGTGTATTTTATGAAAATGCTTTGGAATTTAGTATAAATTTTCAAATATATATTATTGCAATAGTGTTAAACGCCAAAGACTTTGACGCTAATTCACGCATGTTAATGCTTTATAGTATGCTTAGTGACTTTTTGCACAATAAAGCTCATAAGTATACTTTGCCCAGTCTACAACCCGACTATATTAATAAAATTAACTTCTACATTTACCCAACATCTAATATGCAAACAGTTGGACTGATTAATTTAGGCACAAAATATAGCAACCATGCATACAGTGCATCTATAGCATTTAATGCTAGTGTAAAAGCAACCGAAATTTTAAAGGAGGAATACAAAATTGCCGCAAGATACAATTAG
- a CDS encoding DUF693 family protein, with product MLLLQYDFKIEFYNVDTSKKSPNGIPFAEEIPKIIINTQDGIHIDISISNVYSNIHTISSKQAKVVLWNLPLDFTNDIKFGDIVKIYYKKFAHEKNFDFIMAGTLGPPMSTDYPGGDFSVDLDVRLLTKSNFFNRKLAGKEGKNFKGKTVQEAIESVFPNRNILNMDEKDCLKIIDKDIYATTPKEFIDKIKGTYVHNVIADIGTGLRGYECYLIFTNYIKKGENVHYEALEDYGLEFIPQQEITLGTTLKKNLIFWNAKTFFTHKLNVGDKVSFIDGLGKMIKTTIKETSARLSNTGECSLILKLEDDSNTKRKK from the coding sequence ATGCTGTTACTACAATATGATTTTAAAATTGAGTTCTACAATGTAGATACATCAAAAAAATCACCTAATGGAATTCCTTTCGCCGAAGAAATTCCTAAAATTATCATCAATACACAAGATGGAATTCATATTGATATTTCCATATCCAACGTGTATTCAAATATTCATACTATAAGTTCCAAACAAGCAAAAGTCGTACTTTGGAATCTTCCCTTAGACTTCACCAACGACATTAAATTTGGAGATATAGTAAAAATATATTATAAGAAATTTGCTCATGAAAAAAATTTTGATTTCATAATGGCAGGAACTTTAGGACCTCCTATGAGCACTGATTATCCGGGTGGGGATTTTAGTGTAGATCTTGATGTTCGTTTATTAACTAAAAGCAACTTCTTCAATCGTAAGTTGGCAGGCAAAGAAGGCAAAAACTTTAAAGGCAAAACGGTGCAGGAGGCAATAGAATCTGTATTTCCCAATCGCAATATCCTTAATATGGATGAAAAAGATTGTCTTAAAATTATTGACAAAGATATTTATGCCACAACACCAAAAGAGTTTATTGACAAAATAAAAGGAACATATGTTCATAACGTAATAGCCGATATTGGTACTGGTTTACGGGGATATGAATGCTATCTGATATTTACTAATTATATAAAAAAGGGGGAAAATGTCCACTACGAGGCATTAGAAGACTATGGGCTTGAATTCATACCACAACAAGAAATTACTTTGGGCACAACACTCAAAAAAAATCTTATATTTTGGAACGCAAAAACATTTTTCACACATAAGTTAAATGTTGGAGATAAAGTCTCATTTATTGATGGACTAGGGAAAATGATAAAAACCACTATAAAAGAAACAAGTGCAAGGCTTAGCAATACAGGAGAGTGTTCATTAATATTAAAGTTAGAAGATGATTCTAATACAAAACGTAAAAAATAA
- a CDS encoding DUF1473 family protein, translating to MIMRYKMKILTKNKTYEYPLRVLPVYEWDKVLGFNQSDAVLKLNEVKYLREITSLMISPKFLDEFYVILDQNREFISYYKDYLVAIIYTAQFNTFHLDNDLKKPALVYLSEYENNVGDFVAFDYINENFDYEKVATSLSSITSNSNELVAK from the coding sequence ATGATAATGAGATATAAAATGAAAATTTTAACTAAAAATAAAACTTATGAATATCCGCTGAGAGTACTTCCAGTCTATGAATGGGATAAAGTGCTAGGATTTAATCAAAGTGACGCTGTTTTAAAGCTTAATGAGGTTAAATACTTAAGAGAAATCACAAGCTTAATGATAAGTCCAAAATTTTTAGACGAATTCTATGTGATTTTGGATCAAAATAGAGAATTTATTTCTTATTATAAGGACTATCTTGTTGCAATAATTTACACTGCACAATTTAATACTTTTCATTTAGACAATGATCTAAAAAAGCCCGCTTTAGTATATTTGAGTGAGTATGAAAATAATGTTGGTGATTTTGTTGCTTTTGACTATATTAATGAAAATTTTGATTATGAAAAAGTAGCCACTTCGCTTTCATCAATTACATCAAATTCCAATGAGCTGGTTGCTAAATGA
- a CDS encoding DUF1322 family protein — translation MSKRNRDIDKAIASLDETRKKYLNLLDEIKNDKYFFPVIMNICSYYSVKKLPYDELLEVNRLAEIKLEKELYELILSK, via the coding sequence ATGAGTAAAAGAAATAGAGATATTGATAAAGCTATTGCAAGTCTTGATGAGACTAGAAAAAAATATTTGAACTTGCTTGACGAGATTAAGAACGATAAATACTTTTTCCCAGTAATTATGAATATTTGCTCATACTACTCGGTTAAGAAATTGCCTTATGACGAGCTTTTAGAAGTCAATAGACTTGCTGAGATTAAATTAGAAAAAGAATTGTATGAATTAATTTTAAGCAAGTGA
- a CDS encoding DUF1506 family protein has product MNGVRKRLSDMSFRMINVFKDPKPLKFYKGTVLKLENDSSYKRVFDKNKYTEFAGVIIDIKPQELAILYDSDMSDIQGYSKLYTYQDLNYELKDRISIADLVYFEIFSIDSSIGYFTLVLKEFIWTN; this is encoded by the coding sequence ATGAATGGTGTTAGAAAAAGACTTTCTGATATGTCATTTCGCATGATCAACGTATTTAAGGATCCTAAACCCTTAAAGTTTTATAAAGGTACTGTTTTAAAGCTTGAAAATGATTCTTCTTATAAGAGAGTATTTGATAAAAATAAGTATACTGAATTCGCAGGAGTTATTATTGACATAAAGCCACAAGAACTTGCAATTCTTTATGATTCTGATATGTCTGATATTCAAGGGTATTCCAAACTTTACACATATCAAGACCTTAACTATGAACTAAAAGATCGAATATCAATTGCAGATTTAGTTTACTTTGAAATATTTAGTATTGACTCTTCAATCGGATATTTTACTTTGGTTTTAAAGGAATTTATATGGACAAACTAG
- a CDS encoding Mlp family lipoprotein, which produces MKIINILFCLFLLMLNGCNSNDTNTSQTKSRQKRDLTQKEATQEKPKSKEELLKEKLNDDQKKHLDWLKTALTGAGEFDKFLENDEGKIKSALEHIKTELDKCNGNDEGKNTFKTTVQGFFSGGNIDDFKSQAISTCNGS; this is translated from the coding sequence ATGAAAATTATCAACATATTATTTTGTTTATTTTTACTAATGCTAAACGGCTGTAATTCTAATGATACTAATACTAGCCAAACAAAAAGTAGACAAAAACGTGATTTAACCCAAAAAGAAGCAACACAAGAAAAACCTAAATCTAAAGAAGAACTTCTTAAAGAAAAGCTAAATGATGATCAAAAAAAACACCTTGACTGGTTAAAAACCGCTTTAACTGGTGCTGGAGAATTTGATAAATTCTTAGAAAATGATGAAGGCAAAATTAAATCAGCACTTGAACATATAAAGACTGAACTTGATAAATGTAATGGAAATGATGAAGGAAAAAACACCTTCAAAACTACCGTTCAAGGGTTTTTTAGCGGTGGAAATATAGATGATTTCAAATCTCAAGCCATTAGTACCTGCAATGGTTCCTAA
- a CDS encoding DUF228 domain-containing protein produces MADTTQLLKDYQEKRSKLEKFMKNPQHDAGLLSNSVEFRDKNIQFFASGGTRTSKFDKLENHPFSGYPYKRGVKRVIQEEQENQIHYEPHVEAGGEDDLYGICIDIDEFSKTATIVPITNNFEGYLVAKDSTLKVKDKLVFNKDGALEKVTGALPNKATINAIALSDAKQISNDVYLIKVAVFVNKAVSKN; encoded by the coding sequence ATGGCAGACACAACGCAATTATTAAAAGATTATCAAGAGAAGAGAAGTAAACTTGAAAAGTTTATGAAAAATCCCCAGCATGACGCTGGTTTGCTTAGCAATTCTGTAGAGTTTAGAGATAAAAACATACAATTTTTTGCCTCTGGAGGCACTAGAACCAGCAAATTTGACAAATTAGAAAATCATCCATTTTCTGGGTATCCATACAAGCGTGGGGTAAAAAGAGTTATTCAAGAGGAACAAGAGAATCAAATTCACTATGAACCCCACGTTGAGGCTGGTGGTGAAGATGATTTATACGGAATATGCATTGATATAGATGAGTTTAGCAAAACAGCCACTATTGTTCCAATTACAAATAATTTTGAGGGTTATTTAGTAGCAAAAGATTCTACGCTTAAAGTAAAAGACAAACTTGTTTTTAATAAAGACGGTGCTCTTGAAAAGGTGACTGGAGCACTACCAAATAAGGCAACTATTAATGCGATAGCGTTGTCTGATGCAAAACAAATTAGTAACGATGTTTATTTAATAAAAGTAGCAGTATTTGTAAATAAAGCTGTAAGTAAAAATTAA